In the Natrinema sp. CBA1119 genome, ATTTCCGTGACGGAGGCGTCGGTCTACCTCCTTGTCGGAAACATCGGGGGGATGATCGGCCCGACGCTGTTCGGCTGGCTCTCGGACCGGTCGGGGAACCGGACCGGGCTCATCGTCCTCTCGACCGTCGTTTTCGGGCTGACTTGGGGCGTCTTCGCCGCCTTCGGTACCATTCCGCTGTTGCTCGTCGGCGCGATCTTCCTCTTCTCCCGAATCCTGCGTGGCGGGATTCCGCTCGCGTTTACCGTCATCAAGGAACGCCACCCCGAGGAGGCAAGCGGGACCGTGATCGGCCTGATCAACACGATGGGATGGATCGGGGCGGCCGTCTTCCCGGTCGTCCTTGGTGCCGCACTCGACGCGTACTGGACCGGCGAGACCGTCAACGGCGCTCGCGTCTACACGGAATCCGGCTATCGCGTGGCGTTCGCCATCGCCGCGGCCGCCGGCCTGCTCTCCGCGGCCTGTGCCGTCGTGCTATCCCTCCGGACGCGAGACGAGCGCTCCCTCGAGTCAGACGCTGACGTAGAACGCTCGACGGGGTAAGCCGTTACAAGCATGGGGAACAACCGTTCGAGTTCGGCCTCACACGTTCGATCGATCCCTGTTCGCCGTCCACACTGCCTCGTCCCACAGGTTCTTGCCGATACGTAGCACACAACAGGGCAATGCGTTACTACGAGGACATCGAGATCGGCGACACCGAGGAGTTCGGCGAGTATCACGTCACGAAAGACGAGATCCTCGAGTTCGCCGAGCGGTACGACCCCCAGCCGTTCCACACCGACGAGGACGCCGCGGAGGAGTCGGCCTTCGGCGAACTGGTCGCCTCCGGATGGCACACCGCGGCGATCTGTATGCGAATGCTCGTCGACGGTCCGATACAGGATCGCGCCAGTATGGGCGCTCGCGGGGTGGACGAACTCCGGTGGAAACAGCCCGTCAGGCCCGGCGACACGCTCTCGATCCGGACCGAAATCGTGGACAAGCGCGTCTCGGAGAGCGCTCCCGAACGGGGCTACGTCGACAGCCTCCTCGAGGGAGTCAATCAGGATGGCGATGTCGTCATCTCCTGGATCGGACTCGGCATGATCGCGCGTCGGAATCCGGGGAACGACTGAGTCGCCATGGCTCGCGTCCCGCTCCTCGAGGCCGCGGACCTGCCCGAGGAGTACCGGTACCTGTTCACAGAGAACGACGTGGGCGACGCCCACATCTTTCGGGCGATGGCGAACGCGCCCGAACTCATGCGGTGGTATATGCGCTACTCGACGCGCCTCTGGGACGTGCTTCCCGAGCGGGAGCGAGAGATCGTCATCCTCGCGACGGCTCGCGCCCTCGAGCACCCCTACGAGTGGCACCAGCACGTTCGACTCGGCCGCGAGGCGGGCGTCACCGATGCGGAGATCACCGCCATTACCGACGGCGATCTCGCGGCCCTCGACGACCGGGATGGCGCACTCGTCGCCTACGCCCGCGGCGTCGCACTGGGTGATCCCCGCGATGCGGACCACGACCGGCTTCGGGCGCACTACGACGTCGGGACCGTCGTCGGCATCGCCATGCTCGTCAGCCACTACGTCGCGACGGGGCGAACGCTGGACGCCGTCGACGTCGAGCCCGAGACGGCGTTCGTCGGCTGGACGCCGTAGCCCGCGTTCACCGCACAACTCGAGGTGGCCAGAATATCGTCGGTCATCGGCTCGAGGTCGGCGAAGCCGAACCACCCCGCTTCGTTCGCGTCGGGGAGCGACGGTGGACGAACCACAAAGCGTATTTCACTGCTCCCGAACCTCCGAGCAACGGTGACTCGAACGGAACTCGGTTCCGACGAATCGGACCGCAACGTCGCTGAATCCGGCCGGGACGATCGGCCGCTCCTCGAGTCACGACGCCGCCGATTGATCGCCTACTGCCGGCACAACGGGGAACGAATCTGTCGCGATACGGCTGTACTCGTCGCCTGGGCGCTGGTGATGACGATCTGGATACAGGGGTTCGGCCTGCCGCGCTGGCTGTGTTACGTCGTTACCTTCGTGGGTGTCGTCGGCTACACGCAGGCGACGACCTCGTGGACGCGTCCGTACGTGAGCCCCGACGATTTCGGGGGGCGATCCGCGGACGGGCGACCGTTACAGAAACCGGAGCAACGGCACGAGTAGCGTGACGCCCCAGAGGAGCGCCCCCATTCGCACGAAGCCGTGATCCTCTGGATCGATTCGTTCCGCGTGCGACGCGCCGACGGCGATGAAGCCAAGCGCGATCGCCGTCGAGAACCGGTGGACGAAGACGGTAACCGGTAATCGAGTCACGCCCAAGGCGGTGTAATCGAGCAGGATCGCCGTCGCGAAGCCGACCGATCCGGCCGCGAAGGCCGTCGGCCGATCGAGCGGGCGGGCGAAGTAGTACGTACAGACCGGTAATCCGACGACGAGCAGCGGGTAGAACGCGCCCGCGACGAATCGCGGATCGAGATCGCCGAGCCGAGCCTCGACGGCGATCGCGCCGAACCGGACGAAGAGGTAGAGCCCGATCAGCGCACCGGCCAGCACGAACGCGTGTCGAACGCGCGGGGAAACCAGCGCTCGAGGTTCGGTCCGCGATGTTACGTGGCCAATGAGCATCGCGCCGGGAAGGAGCCCGAGCATCGCGAGGTGAACCGGCGGGCCACCTTCGTCGCTGTCATCGCCGGCGTCGCCGTTCAGATCGATGATCGTTATCCAGCCGTCGGAATCGAAGCCGCGGTCGTTTCCCAGATGGTCGCGCGAGACGCTCGAGACGTATCGGCGATCCATGAACTCGCGTTCGACGTATCGCTGGGAGTCCTCGGCGCTGGTGACCGTGTGGCTGAGCCGAAACCAGTCCCAGTGTTCCCGGTGGGCTTGCATCGCCGTCCACTGGTCGTCGCTGTCAGGGGACGCGTAGGCACGAATGTGGTGACGCGAGCCGAGGTACTCGCCGTCGTGTACCTGGTAGCTCTCGTCGAGCCACGTCCCGCCGGTCGGATCGTCGCCCGTGGCGACGTAAGCGTACCGAGTCGAGCCGTCAGCGCTCCCCCAGGCCGTTTCCGTCCCGACGACGTCCTCGGCCGCCGTCGCGCTGACGTCTTCCTGTTCGGGTGCGGTTTCGTTCCAGCCGCCGCGGCTTCGCTCCTCGAGATGGCGACGCGTCTCCGCCGGATCGCCAGCGACCACCACGTTGATCGCGAGCGTCCGCTCCTCGAACGTCGTCGCACTGCTCGTGTACGGCCACAGCGACGAATCCTCGTCCACCGTCACCAACTGCTCCTGTCGATCGACCGCGGTGTCGCTCGAGGACGATGTCGCGGTCGATCCGAGGACAAGCACGACGAGTACGAGGGCCAACGCCCCCAGCGCGATCAGCGTCCGTCGATCGATGGTCGGTCACCTCCGTCGGT is a window encoding:
- a CDS encoding MaoC family dehydratase, which encodes MRYYEDIEIGDTEEFGEYHVTKDEILEFAERYDPQPFHTDEDAAEESAFGELVASGWHTAAICMRMLVDGPIQDRASMGARGVDELRWKQPVRPGDTLSIRTEIVDKRVSESAPERGYVDSLLEGVNQDGDVVISWIGLGMIARRNPGND
- a CDS encoding carboxymuconolactone decarboxylase family protein is translated as MARVPLLEAADLPEEYRYLFTENDVGDAHIFRAMANAPELMRWYMRYSTRLWDVLPEREREIVILATARALEHPYEWHQHVRLGREAGVTDAEITAITDGDLAALDDRDGALVAYARGVALGDPRDADHDRLRAHYDVGTVVGIAMLVSHYVATGRTLDAVDVEPETAFVGWTP